The DNA window TAACCCGGGTTTCACCCCGGATAGAAACCGGCTGCTTTCCCAATTGAGTGAACCGCACCTTTTGTCCGCGTAAAACGGGAGAGTGGCATCGGCGGGAACTCCATTTCTCGACTCGGCAACGGTCGTGGAGAAGCCGGGAGGTGAGGTTCCCGGATTATTGTGGGGTAGGAACGCATTGCCGGGGTCAAGTGCAGGGAGAACTGCCGCCGATGCCACTGCGAGAGGAGCAGTCTGGCACGAGGAGTTGGAGGCGTTGCCGCCACCCTGCTATCGCGGTGCTCCAGGGTTGCCCAGTTGTTACACCCCCGCCCCCAACACACCACGTAGCGAACCTCCCCACGCCAGACTGGCTTAATTGTCTCGTCGCAAGGGACACTGCTCGAAAATGTTTCTATCTGATTCCTCGGCGCCATCCGAACCCTCCGTCACTTTTTCCCACTGCGGCCAGTCTGCAACAGAGACGCACCTCTCGCAATTGGGTGGAGCACTGATTCTCAGGTAGGAGGAACTCCTATAAACGCGGTCCACAATTCGTATGGCAAACTGTCGACTGTATAGTCGATTACTGGATTTCGATAGGTTTGATTTGAGGGACGATCAGGTGAAAGATCACCCATGTAGCGACGTACGCGCCACCACAAAGCAGCAGGATTTTGTCATACACCCCCGTGTTCTGGAGGACGTTCCCCACGAGCAACGAAAAACCCACGGAAACCACCGAGGAAAACATGCCGCCGATCCCCACGACCGAGGCCACAGCCCGCTTCGGAAATATGTCCGAGACGACGGTGAACATGGTGGCCGACCAACCCTGGTTGGCTGCCCCCGCCAATGCAAAAAAACTGGTCGCCAGCCAAACGTGTCGGGTGTGCGTGGCGAAAATCACCGGAACCGCGCAAAAGGCGCAAATGAGCGTCGCTGTCTTCCGCGCCCGGTTCAGTGACCAACCACACCGCAGAAGCCACGCGGACAACCCACCGCCCGCAATGCTGCCAAAAGCGGTCACGGTATAGACCACGACCAGTGGCAGGCCGAATTCCCGGAAGTTCAGCCCGAATTGCTTGTTAAAAATGTCCGGCAGCCAGAAAAGGTAAAACCACCAGACGGGCGCCGTCACTATGCCCGCCACTACATACGCCCATGTTTCACGGTGCCGAAACAAATGGCTCCACGGCACCTTCCCGGTACCCGTCGGTCCTGTGTCGCTTCGAATGTAAGCCAACTCTTCCGGTTTGAGTCGGCGCGATCTTTCGGGCGCGTCGTAAAGCAGGAGCCAGAACAGCAGCCAGACGAACCCGCTCAGCCCGGTAATAAAAAATGCCGTCTGCCACCCGAATTTCACAAACAGCCAGGGGAACAGAATTGGCCCGATGATGGGACCAACATTTGAGCCCGTGTTGAAGATGCCCGTGGCCAGCGACCGCTCGCCTTGTGGGAACCATTCGGCAACTGTCCGTATGGCCGCCGGCCAATTTCCCGACTCTCCAAGACCCAGTGCCACGCGTGCCGCCCCGAAATCAAAAACTGATTTCGCAGGTATGTGGAAAATGGTCGCCAGGCTCCAGAACACAACCGCGAAAGCGTAAGCGCCTTTTACCCCGACCCACTCGAGAAACGGACCAAACAACAACTGACCGGTGGCGTAGGCCGCCTGGAAAGCTGCGATCAGGTTTCCATAGTCTTGTTCGCTCCAATGGAACGCCCGGGTCAGTTCCGGCTTGAGAATGCCGAAAACATGCCGGTCCATATAGTTGATTAGCGTGGCAGAAAACAACAACGCGCAGATCACCCAGCGGAACTTCCCGACACTGGATTTTGGCGGAGCGTGGGACGGCGAAGTCATGGCAAATTGTCTCAGTACTTGATTTGAGCCCTCGCGCCTTCGAAAGCTGCACGGATAAAAGCGCAAAACTAGCGGGATGGTTGCACCGGCACAAGATAAAGATTGTTCCACGCCAACCGAAGGACTCACGTAAAGACCGGTGACTGACTTGAAAAGCGGTTCGCTACTCCCTGAGCTAGCCGGATCCACCTTCCTGTGCTGATGCACAAGCGAAAAACTTGAAAGATTTCAACCCCCGGTTCATGCTAAGTGTGTGCGCAAACATCAGAGACACGTTCTCCTTGTATTGGGATGGTATGATTACCGGCTGCAGCGGGGCGTTGAAAAGTACGCCCAAGAGCACGGCTGGCACATGTCGCCCGAGGTGACCAAGGAACGCGTCATCCCCTGGGGATGGAATGGAGACGGCATCCTTGCCTGGCTGGCGTCGGGTGATGACCTGGCAGAGTTCGTTGTCCGCGCCCGAAAACCGACGGTCGATTTCAGCTTCCGTCGGCCGCATCTGAAATTCGCCCGGGTCCTCTGTGATCACGTACAAGCGGCGCAACTCGCTGCCGAACACTTTCTTTCGCGCGGTTTCACGAATTTTGTCTATTACAGCGATTTCGACAACTGGTCCTTTGAGGAACGGGGCCAGGCATTTGTAGCCGTGTTGGGGCAGGCCGGGAAAAAGTGCGATTGGTTGCGGTGGCCTCAGCCATCCGCGTCCTCCCCGGCCAGTCGCTATCAAGAATGGAAGCGCAAACGCAAATGGCTGGCCGCGGAGTTGCGCAGCCGGCCGAAACCCCTCGCTGTGTTCGCCCCGAGTGATTGGATGGCAGTGGATATCCTGGAGACCTGTGAGAGCATCGGACTATCAGTACCGGAACAGGTCGCCATCGTCGGGGCGGACAATTTGCTTCTCGCGGCGGACACCATGCGTACACCCATTTCCACCGTGGATCCCAACCTGGAATTCATGGGTTATCGGGGGGCTGCCCTGCTGGATGAGTTGATGAATGGCAAGCCGGCACCCAGGAAACCTATACGAGTGCCACCTGCGGGATTGATCGTGCGCAAGAGCAGCGATCTGTTTGCGGTCGGCCACAAGGGCGTCGCCCGCAGCCTGCGCTTTATTTGGGAGCACCACCACGAACCCATACACGTTGGCGATCTGGCCAGGGCCGCTGGTATGTCGGTGCGGGGACTTCAACAGGCGTTTGTCGAACACATTGGAAGGTCGCCCGCTCACGAACTGCATCGCGTTCGTATCGACCATGCGAAACAATTGCTTATCTCGTCCACCGCGAGGACGGAAGCCATTGCCGCTCTGTGCGGCTATCCAAACACGAACAGTTTTTGGGTCGCGTTCCGCAGGGATACCGGGATGTCGCCCGCCCACTATCGCAAAGAACTTGCCGTCCCTCGGTAGGTGCAAACGGGCGCAACTGCCTCGTGAATTCGCGGTCTGTTGGCGTCATTGAACCAACTCGGCGCTGCATAACCCTTCCCGCCAATGCGCGTTTTTCAATTATTTTTGCGGGTTAGCCAAATTGACCGGATACCCGGCAATTGCTAGCCTCCGAGCCAGCGAGTAGAGACGGGTAGTGAGAACTTCTAAACCAATGGTGAGGAGAATTATCATGAGTAGAGTCTTTCGAGTGGGCGCATTACTAACTTGCGCATTCGCATTATCCACGGCGT is part of the Verrucomicrobiia bacterium genome and encodes:
- a CDS encoding MFS transporter, encoding MTSPSHAPPKSSVGKFRWVICALLFSATLINYMDRHVFGILKPELTRAFHWSEQDYGNLIAAFQAAYATGQLLFGPFLEWVGVKGAYAFAVVFWSLATIFHIPAKSVFDFGAARVALGLGESGNWPAAIRTVAEWFPQGERSLATGIFNTGSNVGPIIGPILFPWLFVKFGWQTAFFITGLSGFVWLLFWLLLYDAPERSRRLKPEELAYIRSDTGPTGTGKVPWSHLFRHRETWAYVVAGIVTAPVWWFYLFWLPDIFNKQFGLNFREFGLPLVVVYTVTAFGSIAGGGLSAWLLRCGWSLNRARKTATLICAFCAVPVIFATHTRHVWLATSFFALAGAANQGWSATMFTVVSDIFPKRAVASVVGIGGMFSSVVSVGFSLLVGNVLQNTGVYDKILLLCGGAYVATWVIFHLIVPQIKPIEIQ
- a CDS encoding DNA-binding transcriptional regulator, which translates into the protein MRKHQRHVLLVLGWYDYRLQRGVEKYAQEHGWHMSPEVTKERVIPWGWNGDGILAWLASGDDLAEFVVRARKPTVDFSFRRPHLKFARVLCDHVQAAQLAAEHFLSRGFTNFVYYSDFDNWSFEERGQAFVAVLGQAGKKCDWLRWPQPSASSPASRYQEWKRKRKWLAAELRSRPKPLAVFAPSDWMAVDILETCESIGLSVPEQVAIVGADNLLLAADTMRTPISTVDPNLEFMGYRGAALLDELMNGKPAPRKPIRVPPAGLIVRKSSDLFAVGHKGVARSLRFIWEHHHEPIHVGDLARAAGMSVRGLQQAFVEHIGRSPAHELHRVRIDHAKQLLISSTARTEAIAALCGYPNTNSFWVAFRRDTGMSPAHYRKELAVPR